Proteins encoded together in one Triticum dicoccoides isolate Atlit2015 ecotype Zavitan chromosome 7B, WEW_v2.0, whole genome shotgun sequence window:
- the LOC119336406 gene encoding two-component response regulator ORR24-like yields MGGDRRQMMDDAAEDKFPEGLRILVVDDDRVCLKVLEALLRRCKYQPTTVMDGKTALRMLMAGKQQFDLVITDVRMPDMDGFKLLELIRLEMDLPVIMISIDCDKKVVMKGIDHGASDFMVKPVCTHELKNIWQHVQRRRNPKAISHISDHDNDVQRVQPATTNKSKYSGNKRNGGDDSSKNNEGTHISAIHRKPRMTWTIALHNKFLEAINRIGLDRAVPKKKYRLHLKKVKSNPSGDAYERWNSSYNMNNKGNFMHNHEHGRWSVSSGGTASWSTNKYGSTDHLAPPMNIQSNFYMGSYLPFISNTTSMGCFTERLAPFNMASNISSVGTMWNGSSALDASRTSTNDTHLVNSERTTLMLHNLQTDDFISLTRLHDGGDRASIFPMQEGTLNQQPLIDHLNEINAFSMDDMFSNMHVEDFTGDVAIMEEA; encoded by the exons ATGGGTGGGGACAGAAGGCAGATGATGGATGACGCGGCGGAGGACAAGTTTCCCGAGGGGTTACGCATCCTCGTCGTTGACGACGACCGCGTCTGCCTCAAGGTACTTGAAGCCCTCTTGCGCCGCTGCAAGTACCAAC CAACGACGGTGATGGATGGAAAGACGGCGCTGAGGATGCTCATGGCGGGGAAGCAGCAGTTCGACCTGGTCATCACCGACGTGCGCATGCCGGACATGGACGGCTTCAAGCTCCTCGAGCTCATCCGCCTCGAGATGGATCTGCCCGTCATCA TGATATCCATTGATTGCGACAAGAAGGTTGTGATGAAGGGGATAGATCATGGCGCGTCCGACTTTATGGTGAAGCCGGTCTGTACCCATGAGCTCAAAAACATATGGCAACATGTTCAAAGGCGGAGAAATCCCAAAGCAATAAGCCACATCAGCGATCATGACAATGATGTCCAGAGAGTTCAACCAGCGACTACTAACAAGAGTAAGTACTCAGGGAATAAGAGAAATGGCGGAGATGATTCTAGCAAGAACAATGAGGGCACACATATATCCGCCATCCACAGAAAGCCCAGGATGACATGGACAATTGCGCTGCATAACAAGTTTCTAGAAGCTATCAACCGGATCGGCCTTGATA GGGCTGTTCCAAAAAAG AAGTATAGATTGCACTTAAAAAAAGTCAAGTCAAATCCCTCTGGTGATGCATATGAAAGATGGAACTCATCTTACAACATGAACAACAAGGGCAATTTCATGCATAATCATGAACATGGAAGATGGAGTGTGTCCTCTGGTGGCACTGCCTCTTGGAGTACAAACAAGTATGGTTCAACGGATCACTTGGCTCCGCCGATGAACATCCAAAGCAACTTCTACATGGGGTCATACCTCC CATTCATAAGCAACACCACATCAATGGGATGCTTCACTGAGCGGCTGGCACCATTCAACATGGCAAGCAACATAAGCTCAGTAGGAACGATGTGGAACGGTAGCTCTGCACTTGATGCAAGTAGAACTTCAACTAATGATACTCATCTGGTCAATAGTGAAAGAACTACTTTGATGCTTCACAACCTTCAGACAGATGATTTCATCTCATTGACCCGGCTACATGATGGTGGGGATAGAGCTAGCATTTTTCCTATGCAAGAAGGCACACTTAATCAGCAACCTCTTATTGATCATTTGAATGAAATCAATGCCTTCTCAATGGATGATATGTTTTCCAACATGCACGTGGAA GATTTCACTGGAGATGTTGCTATCATGGAAGAAGCATGA